In a genomic window of Bacillus rossius redtenbacheri isolate Brsri chromosome 4 unlocalized genomic scaffold, Brsri_v3 Brsri_v3_scf4_2, whole genome shotgun sequence:
- the LOC134541811 gene encoding uncharacterized protein LOC134541811 produces the protein MASPQTLLVLLITVIAVNTRVLPAQVTPPGSADEGSAVLKTPVARSFTSAEEIQEIPVQVTTPGSADEGSAVLKTPVARSFTSAEEIQEIPVQVTTPGSADEGSAVLKTPVARSFTSAEEIQEIPVQVTTPGSADEGSAVLKTPVARSFTSAEEIQEIPVQVTTPGSADEGSAVLKTPVARSFTSAEEIQEIPVQVTTPGSADEGSAVLKTPVARSFTSAEEIQEIPVQVTTPGSADEGSAVLKTPVARSFTSAEEIQEIPVQVTTPGSADEGSAVLKTPVARSFTSAEEIQEIPVQVTTPGSADEGSAVLKTPVARSFTSAEEIQEIPVQVTTPGSADEGSAVLKTPVARSFTSAEEIQDIPVQVTTPGSADEGPAILQTPVTRSFTSAEKNQGIPVLWIVVIVAAILVFCLPCSYLCCWLMLMLCLNMLVTVDMI, from the coding sequence ATGGCTTCTCCACAAACCCTGCTGGTGCTGTTAATCACAGTAATCGCAGTCAACACGAGAGTGCTGCCCGCACAGGTGACGCCTCCAGGCAGTGCAGACGAGGGCTCCGCTGTCCTCAAGACACCGGTGGCAAGATCCTTTACGTCTGCCGAGGAGATACAGGAGATCCCTGTGCAGGTGACGACTCCAGGCAGTGCAGACGAGGGCTCCGCTGTCCTCAAGACACCGGTGGCAAGATCCTTTACGTCTGCCGAGGAGATACAGGAGATCCCTGTGCAGGTGACGACTCCAGGCAGTGCAGACGAGGGCTCCGCTGTCCTCAAGACACCGGTGGCAAGATCCTTTACGTCTGCCGAGGAGATACAGGAGATCCCTGTGCAGGTGACGACTCCAGGCAGTGCAGACGAGGGCTCCGCTGTCCTCAAGACACCGGTGGCAAGATCCTTTACGTCTGCCGAGGAGATACAGGAGATCCCTGTGCAGGTGACGACTCCAGGCAGTGCAGACGAGGGCTCCGCTGTCCTCAAGACACCGGTGGCAAGATCCTTTACGTCTGCCGAGGAGATACAGGAGATCCCTGTGCAGGTGACGACTCCAGGCAGTGCAGACGAGGGCTCCGCTGTCCTCAAGACACCGGTGGCAAGATCCTTTACGTCTGCCGAGGAGATACAGGAGATCCCTGTGCAGGTGACGACTCCAGGCAGTGCAGACGAGGGCTCCGCTGTCCTCAAGACACCGGTGGCAAGATCCTTTACGTCTGCCGAGGAGATACAGGAGATCCCTGTGCAGGTGACGACTCCAGGCAGTGCAGACGAGGGCTCCGCTGTCCTCAAGACACCGGTGGCAAGATCCTTTACGTCTGCCGAGGAGATACAGGAGATCCCTGTGCAGGTGACGACTCCAGGCAGTGCAGACGAGGGCTCCGCTGTCCTCAAGACACCGGTGGCAAGATCCTTTACGTCTGCCGAGGAGATACAGGAGATCCCTGTGCAGGTGACGACTCCAGGCAGTGCAGACGAGGGCTCCGCTGTCCTCAAGACACCGGTGGCAAGATCCTTTACGTCTGCCGAGGAGATACAGGATATCCCTGTGCAGGTGACGACTCCAGGCAGTGCAGACGAGGGCCCTGCTATCCTCCAGACCCCGGTGACAAGATCATTTACGTCTGCCGAGAAGAATCAGGGGATCCCTGTATTGTGGATCGTGGTCATTGTGGCGGCGATTTTGGTGTTCTGCCTGCCGTGCTCATACCTGTGCTGCTGGCTCATGTTAATGCTGTGCCTGAACATGTTGGTCACGGTGGACATGATATGA